Within Malus domestica chromosome 04, GDT2T_hap1, the genomic segment GACCCTGTGTTTATGGTATATATACTAAGTGATTGTCTTTGTATTGATTCTCTTCTTGATCTCACAGTTTGATGAAAATGAACCTCAGCAAAGGCCACCTCAGCTAGAGGATCCTGAACTTGCACATGCAGTTTCATTGTCACTGAAGGtttgctttccttttttttttaattctccttaGTGGTATCCATATTATATCGTTTAACATGAACTGAGTCCAGACAGCAGAGCAAGAGAAAGCATTGCATGGCCAGGGACAAAATGTTGGCGTATCATATATTGGGGCTTCTAAGGCAGCAGAGGTGGAGCTGGAAAATTTAGCAGCATCAAATGGAAGGTATATATCTTGTGTTACTTTTGGAGTGTTATACACGTTTTTCCTGATGAGGGTGGTGTGGGTGAATTAGGTTGGAGGCAGGAAGTTCATCCATCCAAGAAGAAACTGAAGATGTGGAGGAGCAGCCTCTTGTCAGACACAGGTCCAGGCGCATGTCTTCTGGCTCTGTGGAGACTGCAAAAGAAGTTGGAGCTGATGAGGATAGTGCACCTTCAAGTCCTGAAGAGCAGGATATGGATAATCATCCTAGGCACAATGGCGGTGACTTCCCTTCAGATGAGGTATCTTCCCTTGTAAGTTATTAGAATTTCTGAATGAGTCTCTgaaatttttgttaattaatcaTATTACACCAATTAATTTGGCCTTGTTTTTGTAATTGAAGTGGGGAGGAATTTCTTCAGAGGAGCACGACGAAGCAGTGATGCTTGAGGCTGCAATGTTTGGTGGAATTCCTGAAGGGACTGGATATCACCGTCCCTACACACCACATCATTTTATGCGGCCTGACAGTTCATACGTCCGACCATCACCTCgtcctccttcaccctctctTACAGCACAGCGGTTGATACGTGAACAACAGGTTTGAATACCAGAAATAATGTCTGAAAGTTGGCCACCAAAAGTGGTGTGACTGGTTGTACTTACTTGATACATGCAGGACGATGAATATCTTGCATCACTTCAAGCTGACAGAGAAAAAGAATTGAAGGCTATTGAGGAAGCTGAAGCTCGTCGTGAAGAAGACAGACTAAAAGAGGAAGAGTCTCGAAGGAAAATCAAGGAGGAGCAGGTACtatatgcacacacacacacacacatgtttgCTTAGATTTAGATTATCTGGTGCTGGTTATGTTACTCCCTTTTTCTGTGTCTATCCCTCTTGCAAAGATTGTTCATCCTTTATATTTCCTTCTAAATTAATCTAATTAGCAGTATTTTGTATGGTTAAGTAACTCAGCTCTAAACAGTACCATTTTTCTCCattcatttattttaatttgttttgtgaGTTCTCTGAAAAGTGGCTCTACTCCATATGTGGCATTTTAACATTTTCTTTACTatcctatttttcttttattttcaaacttttattcTCCAAGTCTCAACATTTGAAAAGTTCACCACCCTTACTTTTTGTGTTTCTGTTCTTcatttttgaaattgaaaaatgataaGAAGTGGGAGTTTTAGAATGAATGAGTATTTTGAAATTTAGGATGGGAATGAATGGAGCCACTTCTCTATAAATATTTGTAGGATTTATGCCAATAAAATTTCAAGCTTTTTGACATTTGAGATGGAAAATGACTAGTAGTTTGTAATCCAATGAATTATATAGTATTTCTGTATTTTGAAGCCAGCCGGAATTAGGTATGACAGTTTATTATGGAGACTGAATCAAAGAAATTAATGGAAAAGAATTAGTTTACTTTTATGTAATAGAAGACTGCTAATTTAAGCATTTTGGAACTTCTGGTTTTCATCCATGGCTTTagtgttagtttttgttttgataTGAATATGATTGAACCTTTTCTACTCAGATGGGATTACATTTCCCAAATATGGTGGGCAATTAGTACTGTAATATGAAAAATGTGCATCCACCGCTTATGTTTGTATGTACTGAGACATAATTGGGCCCTGCTCATATTTCTTTCAGACACTAGCGCATTCCTCGTCATCAGTAATGGACAACTCATTTTTTTGGTGAGTTCTACTTTCAAAGCTGCTGATATCTTTATTCTCTATGATCCTTCCTTGCAGGAATTGGAGAGACAATTAGCAGCAAAAGAAGCTACTCTCCCTCAAGAACCAGCATCAGATGATGAGAATGCTGTAACCCTACTGGTGCGAATGCCAGATGGTAGCCGCCATGGGCGTCGATTTCTCAGGACAGACAAGCTGCAGGTAAAATTTTGTGAATGTACATGTATTTAACTGAATCATCACTTTGCCCATCCTCGCTAAACCAGAGTTTGATTCTGTTTGCAGTCTCTTTTCGACTTTATTGATATTGGCAGAAGGGTCAAACCCGGCTCTTACAGAGTGGTGAGCAATGTTTGCATTTAATTGAATACCCATTTCACTTTCCGTAAGCCCATGTTATCAATCTTTGCAAAATTTTATATCGATTTTTAGTTGTTTTCATGGAGAAAATAGAACAAAACTGCATTTGAATGCTGTGAATACTAAACATCTTGGTAAACAGGTGAGGCCATTCCCCAGGCGCGCTTTTAGCGATGGAGAAAGTGCATTGACATTGAATGAACTCGGGCTTACCAGCAAACAAGAAGCTTTGTTTTTGGAGTCGATATAGCAGGTGGCTCCAAAATGTAGAAAAGATAGAACAGTTTCATTTGATCCGCGTATATTGTTGAACGAAATCTTGGTTTTCATTTGGCTTTTGGGGGGTGTTTGGATATGAAATGCTTAATACATGGATTTGAAGACATGGGCAGAATCAAATTTGAAAAGCAGAATAATTATGCTCATTGTATGTTTCTATCAGTGCCGTTATAGTGAACAAGTTTCCTGGAATTTTTTCTGTTTATCCGTGGTACGACATTAGGTTGAACTTCGATCCTACGCGTTTGGTAGGGGTTCAATTTAGATTGGGTCATCCTGAATCAACCCATGTTTAATTCGATTTCAAACTTGATTGACCAGGTTAAAATGAAGTAAAAACCCGCTTAAAAGGCTTTAAACCCAACCCAATCTGAACCCGATTATTTATTGGGTTGGATTTGGCTGTTGTTTTGCCCGTtcattaggggtgggcacttggaaccgaaaccgaaaccgaaacacaaatcgaatcaaaccgcatcaaacggtttggttttgcggttttgaaacggtttcggtttcaaaaccgaaccgCGGCACACAAAacagtttggtttcggttttgggttttcaaaaccgcaccgaaaccgaaatcgcaccatataataaataaatgttatataacttatattttaaacttttcaacTAGGTTATAACTTATAGGTTTGTATTATGGCAAACTTAACCTTTCAATTGGATTGTAAAGTATTGTGATTGGTGATCAAGTTCAATTTTAATAGATGTGATGCATAAGGATTTAAAGTTTAAATCCTTTGATGCATTGGATGTTGTCTCAATTTTAGTAGTTGTCATTTGTTgcagttttggtacaagtttggTACAAGTTAGCTGCACTTTTGGTGCAGATTTTTGGTTCTGTTTTGTACAGATTTTTGGTTCTGTTTTGTACAgttttttggtgcagttttggggctgttttggtgcagtttttggtgctgttttttaatgcagttttgctgcattatttttGGGTGCAattttggtgcagtttttgctgctgttttttatgcagttttgctGCAATTTTACTgcatattcattaattaatatacaagaaaaataagaccgtcttatgcataaataggtgtatattttaaattgtacattttttttctcaaaaaccaaaccgaaaccgtttgaaaccgcaccgcaccgaaccgaacggtttgatttcatttcggttttggcttcaaaaccgcaccgcaaaatgtttcggtttcggttgtggtttcattcgaaaccgcaccaaaccgcaCCGCGCCCACCCCTACCGTTCATGTCAACCCATATTCAACCTGATTTCTTGTTCGAATTGCTCATGCACGCATTAGCCGTTCCACTTCATATTATGTGAGCTACATACAAGTTTGGAAGAGCTATAGTTGAATGTTGTTTGCttttcatttgaaaataaatGAATGTTGTTTGGCtttcatttgaaaataaatgatagtcacttttatgttttatttgttaAAACGTTGGTAttgttttttcatttaatttcaacTTTGCATGGTTGAAACTTGAAATATGCATTTGACTTGTTTTCGGTATGAATGGAGATGTGTAAAATTGAATTTTAAATAGCTTTGCGTTATTTGGTTCAAAATTTGAGATTTATCTTATGAAATAATGTGTTAAAAGATTGTATTTAATAAAATTGGATAAACCCGAACCCTATCCAAATAAACCCGTATGAACTCAATCCCAATCGAAACCCAAGTTAGGAATGTTGGGTTAGGATTGGGTTGACGATCTAACCCGCCCAACGCACCTGAGTTGCACTCCTAGCTTTTGGAAGTTGGAACGATGTGTTCTGATGTCATTTTCTTATTACTGCCGTTTTTTGCATGATCTTTCGTTGTGTCTATTCGTCCCCTGGATTTAAGCTGTGGGAGCATTGATCATATAATGTTAAACGGCTACGGCATAAAGACAATTTCTACTCTTAATTTGTATAAACTGAATTCCGACCACCCATCGCTCAACCTAGGCATTAGGTCGGAACAAACCCTTTGGATACTTGAAAATTTAAGATGTCAATAACTCATCAAAATATTCAGAAATTCTCCGGTGTTTTAGAGTATTTTGAATTTTATAActgttatattttaaattttttatgtttttgatcaAAGATTATAGAGTAAAAATGTTCAGAGCGTCGGATCCTTTTTAACGAGTACCATATAAAAtcttttcaaatttgttttcatGCGCAGAAGGAGAAACGAATGCTAATATGCAAGATCCTGTTGGAACCTTTGGGTGTAGAGGCTGACCCTTGAATTTTATACCGTTAATGCTTCGTGAGAAGAGTAACTTGTACAGTACAAGACGTCATATTAACGTTCTACCCGTATCACCGAAGTCACTCAGCTGTTTGATTTAATTACGTTTTCTGGTTAACTGTGCATCCGAATCCTCTAGAAAGAAGAACGAAGAAAGCAGAAAGTTGAAAGGGTAAACGGTAAAGAAATAGGGTCGCAAAACAAGAGACATTGGACTTTTTGGGTGTAGAGGAGGAATATTATCGTTTTGGTGGATTCGTTTTCGGTGTTGTCAATCATATACGTTATATCTTACAGCATCTTTAGACTACTACTTTAACCGTCTTTTTACACTTTTGACGTTTTTCGTTTCAAATCAAAAGAGTTTGCAGAATTATTATGGCCTCTATACCTATACTTAATTACCTAATTACCTATAGGGTTGTAATTCCATTCATTTTAGGAGATATTTTTATTGTGACGGAAACACGAGAGATATACCACGTGTTGTTATATAAAtgttggaaaattttatttttttaagttattaactttttaacacacatatcttaccatttatatagtgacacgtggtatATTATCCCGTGTAccagtcacactgaaaaatttctcccaaTCCTGTTTGTAAGCATTTGGGGATTATCAATAATGTTGCATGGTaaagagaaaattttcattttgacTAGAATACGGATGAtacaccatgtgtttttataaaagtgatgaaaaattttattttttaagttattaactttttaacacacatattccactacttgtataataacatCTCTCAATTGTAAATGCTCAACCAAACTTCCCCCTACCCTAGCCTTGTACCTTTTCTATGCAAATGCAAGTGtcattactctctctctctctctctctctctctctctctctctcatccacCATATGAGTTTTGAAACATTACTCCTTTTATAAACGTATCAGTCAATTTCCTCTTGAACTCATACTAAACTGCCAATTTAATCTCTTCAACTTTTATTTTAACTAATTAccttagtgatttttttttattaatagcTGATTACCATCATGCCATTAGATTTTCCAATTTTCCatttaatttttcgttaaaatttatCACATACCAATCAGATTCCCCACGATTGTGGGTAAAACAGATGGTAAATTTGAAAATCTAACGGCATGGTGGTAATCAGCTATTAATAAAAGTTTAGGGTAGTAATTGacgaaaataaaaattgagTGAGTAAATTGACAGCTCGATATAAGTTCAGAGGATAAATCAACGAATACCTCCCTTTTATATAAATTCGAGAAAAACTTTCTTCACAGATGTGTAACAATTTACTTTGTAATGCTACAAATAGGTAGTTCAGTTAAGATTGGTAATTTAGATATCTAACATAAGAATGCTACACGTTAACGGATTTTAAGATAATGTATTATTCATCGTTATAATTCACATCTTATATATATGATAACACAAAAACTCAAGGATAAACATCAACACTTATGATTATACATTGATTGTCTAGCAGAAACAACATGTAGATTgatatattataatttaaacTCTTAAGCGTAATAGGATAATACTTGGATCCTGACCGTTGAAGAGTTCATTTTCTTGCTCAGTGAAGTGGACGAATAATACTACAGCATTTGTCCTCTTgttttcaaactcaataattctTGGGTTCTATCTATATTTTACAATGTGAAAAGGTCATTCAACATTGAAATTAAGAGAACAAGTGGGGTATGAACATTAAAGGTCCATTTGGGGTATGAAAATTGGGTTCCAAGACTAAACGGTTAGAAACTAAGAATTGTCCTAATGTAaaatgttttgtttgcaagAGGATGCACATAAAGTTTACTACATAATCACGTATTAACTAGATGTTGTTTTAACAGTTTTTATCGTATGAATGTCGAAAGAGAATGTTAAAAATTAGTTGGATGTGAGCACAAGGTTGATTACTCGCCTTTAATGCATGTCAGCTCTTTGTAGGTTTGATTCACGttatttaaaaatagaaatcGATAATGCGTACGTGTCGAAAGAAATTCTAAATTCGAATTTATTTTCCATATTAATATATTTCCTAGATGttaaaaacaatataaataCAGAAGTGGAAGAAGTATACATGGCAGAAGCTTTGGCCACCACGTGTCAAAAATCTGCTTAGTCAGGACTCAGGGGGCCCTGAAAGAAGTTAAGGAAGTTAAAGTTTAATTTCCACTTAACTTAATTAAGTATGCTTTAACAGTTTAAACCATACTTAATTAAGTTAAGTGGAAATTAAACAGaatccaaatataaaaaaaagccCCAATGATGATTGTACTCGAACGGTCGAGTGAAGTGCAGGCAGGAGGAAAGCAGGCACAGGCACGTGCGCACTACGTGTCCACACAACCCCATTTCCGTACACCAAACCCCCCCTTCCCCCCAACGGTCATATTTCACCGACAACCCCCAACGGTCATATACCCCATCTCTCTCCGCCGTCGGATCTCAATCACACGGCCCACAAATCCCAACTCCCCCCTCAGTCTTTTCCCAACACCCTTTTCACTCCTCTTTGCCCTCCATTTTTTTCACaatttacaaaattaaataaaaatttccatgaTCGAGACAGTCATGGAGAttgtctagagagagagagagagagagagagagagagagagagagagagagagagagagaaagagaaagagagggccAAAAGCCCTGttaatatataaaaacacaaGTGTTCTATGGTTTTCGGTTCTTTTGGGTAGAGAGAGAGTGACAGagagtgacagagagagagagagagagagagagagagctgcttGATCTTCATCTTTTTCACGCATGCAAgcttaaagtgtttttgggtTCTGCTTCATCCATGGTGTTGTTTTCCATGGGGGATTCAAATGCTGGTCTGGGCCTCAAAGTTTCTCAGAGTTTGATCATCCGCCATGTATGTATCTGCATTATTCCATATCACTCCGTTTTTTTCTCCATGGTGATCCAAAATCAGACCTTTTCTTCTTCCCAATGAGCTTTCTTTGAACGTTTCGGAATCCGATGATCTTGTTGTTGTAGGAATTTATGAAAATTCTTTGATTCTTTGATTTGGGTTTGGAATTTTTTAGCATAATCTCTTCTTTGTTGCATTAAAAAAACACACATATAGGAAAAACAACACTTACACACAAACACCATTTGATTGATTTATTCACTCATCGGATTCCTATTTGTTGATTTTTTCACACACTCACTCACATAGTCTATCTCTCTGGATTTTCTCTTTTAATCTCACACATTCATTCAAAAGTTCATACATTTTTCGAAACccgaaaagaagaagagaaagctaGGGAGAtcaaaaaagaaattgaaacaaaaaacaTTGGGTGGGTGGATCTTTAGCTGCACAGAAATTAACCAAAGATTAccagaagaaaattgaaaaaaaaaattaggaagatCATAGAATATGTTGGCTGGGTGCTCTAGTTCCACATTGTTGTCACCAAGGCATAGATTGAGGAGTGAAGCAGCGGCCCAGTTACAAGCTTGCAGTTTCCAGCTACCATCGATGAGCACGCAGAGATTGGACTTACCATGCAGTTTTCCCCGCAAGGACACCTCAAGGTCGCAACCCATTAGGCCTGTGGGGCTTTCGGTTGAGAAATCGATCGATTCGAAGGCGGGCGGTTGTTCTCTGAAGCAGAGCATCCGGCTGCCTCCTCTGGCTACCAGCGGTCCTGTGACGGCAACAGCGGCGTTCGTGGAGACAGGGAAGGAGAATCATGAACAGTTTTGGGGGGAGAAGAAGAGAGGGAAGAGGTTCGCGGACCCGGTGGATGATGATGAGTCTTTCAGAAAAAGGGCAAAGAGGAAAAGGGGTTGTGGGGATAATGGCGGTGACGGCGAAGGCGGCGGTGGTTTGAGTTTAGGCCAATTGGGTGGTGGGAATTTTTGGTTTCAGCCTGGCTTCCATCTCCCTCCAACGACGACTCAGCCTCCGTTCTCTCTGACATGTTCAGGGGATGAAGAGAGGGTTTGTTATGTTCCGGCAGAGGAGATTTCGCAGCCTCTTCCGTTGTCGAACAATCCTTGGTTGGACTCAATTGTGACTGAAATTACTGACTTGGGGAAGAAGGATGGCGGCGGCGAGGCTAGCCGTGGACTGGTGGGGGAAGGGTCAGCAGGGTCGAGTACTTCATCGGAGAGCCAGAGCTTGGCTTTGAGGGTAAATGTGAGTGCCTCCGAACACGACACGGGTAACGGTACTCGGAATCCTTTTGTCCCACATGGAGGAGCAGGGGTTGTggcagaggaggaggaggatgatgaGAGTGAGGCAGAGCATCTAGGGTTTGAGCTTGTCAGCTTGCTTACAGCTTGTGTGGAGGCAATTGGGTTGAAGAACATTGCAGCAATCAACCATTTTATAGCTAAGTTGGGGGAGCTTGCTTCGCCGAAAGGAAGCGCTATAAGCCGGCTTTCTGCTTATTACACTGAGGCATTATCTCTGAGAGTCACAAGGCTTTGGCCTCATGTGTTTCAGATCAACGCTCCTCGAAAGTTTGATCGAAGGGATGAGGACTCTGGGATTGAGCTGAGGCTTCTAAACCAGGTTAGCCCAATTCCAAAATTTGTTCATTTCACTTCAAATGAGATACTGCTGAGAGCTTTTGAAGGGAAGGACAGGGTTCACATCATAGATTTCGACATCAAGCAAGGGCTGCAGTGGCCCAGTTTGTTCCAGAGTTTGGTGTCAAGGACCAATCCTCCGAGCCATGTTAGGATCACGGGGATAGGGGAGTCGAAGCAAGAGCTCAACGAGACAGGAGATAGGCTTGCTGGATTTGCTGGGGCACTGAACCTACCTTTTGAGTTCCACCCGGTTGTGGATAGGTTGGAGGATGTGAGGCTTTGGATGCTTCATGTCAAGGAGCATGAGAGTGTGGCTGTGAATTGTGTTTTCCAACTGCACAAGACGCTTTATGACACGACAGGAGGAGCGCTGAGGGATTTTTTGGGACTCATTCGAAGTACAAACCCGACATTAGTCCTTATGGCAGAGCAAGAGGCCGAGCACAATGAGTCTAAGTTGGAGACAAGAGTCTCCAACTCATTGAAGTACTACTCTGCCATCTTTGACTCGATTGGTTCTAGTCTTCCCTTGGAGAGCCAGGCCAGGATCAAAGTAGAGGAGATGTTTGCACAAGAAATTAGGAACATCATTGCTTGTGAAGGAAGCGACAGGCTGGAGAGGCACGAGAGCTTTGAGAAGTGGAGGAAGTTGATGGAGCAAGAAGGGTTTCGATGCGTAGGGATAACGGAGAGGGAAATGCTTCAGAGCCAGTTTCTGTTAAAGATGTATGCTAGTGAGAATTACACCGTGAAGAAGCAAGAGAAAAACGGAGCAGCAGAAGCACTTACTCTAAGTTGGATGGATCAGCCTCTTTACACAGTCTCAGCATGGACACCAGTTGATGCAGCAGCAGGCAGCTCGTCATCATTTTCGCAACCAAGTTAAATAGCCGTGGATTTTAGTTTCTTCGTACACAATACAGTCACTTTTGATTCCATTGTTGCATACAGAAAAAAGGGATACAGAATTCTTTGTAGGTAGGGGAAATCTGTCACAAGTATTCATTCATTCTTTTGTTGCAGATAAATCTTCGTCCGATAGTGTCAGAATCATTTGTTTTGTAAGAATTACAGCAGTTGTAGGTTGATATTTGATTTCAATTCTTTGCAGTCCATGTTGTTGTTAGTATTCAGAGTCAATCGAATTTCTGTTTATTCTTTGATTCTTTATGTAATGTTGAAATTCTTTATTTAAATAAGTCAAGTGAAGTGAAGTCACATTATCTATTTGATTGGTCATTTGTTCTACTTTGTATTAATGGATCATGTAGCTGAAAATTCCATTGTTATATATGATATGGctgttcatctctctctctctccctccctccctccctccctccctccttctCCCTCTCTGCATTTGTTAGTCTGCATTTACAAACAGTGGTTATGTGCAGATATTAtcagaaaatggaagaaaattcTGTTTAAATTCAACTATTTGCATTCATTTCTAATGTTTTAATTCAAGTCTCGAAATCCATAAGCATCTCTTAAGGCAAAGATAGCGTTCGCACGCAATTTTGGCAAGTCGTTTTTGGAGCAAGTTGTCAAGCGTTTTTCGCTCTCGTCGTGACAGTCATGCTCAAAGAGAAGATCAAAAGAACATTGGACAATTTCTCATGTGTAATAATAAAAGGCATACAGGCCCCTATATGAATCCGGCAGCAACCGGCACATACTTAAGGAGTGACAGTGTCATACATACAAAAAGTGACAAGTATCATCTCAAGTCTCAGCTactccaaaaaaaacaaaaaatgcttGGAAGCACCTTGTTTTGATGCGAAAATTTGGTAATAAGAATGGGCAAGTAGGCCCAATAAAACAATTGGAttgggtttttcttgttttgatgCTTTCACATTTGGTAGCAtaaaatgttttgtttggtttaagtTTTCAAGTCATCTTCAAATGTTACCGTCAGCATATCATTATATATTTGATGTTAGAGAGATAATCTTTTTAGTATTTGAATCATCTGACACTTCTTTTGAAATTCACAAATTTCCAGCCGTCAACAACATTGTTTATCACTTTATACGATATCATGATGCCTCTATGTTATAGAATAATATAGAATTAAAATAAGTTATCTAGGATTAgaataatataattataatttGATCTTAGTCTCCTCTTTCATTGTCTATAGCGGACCATGCTAAATTAATACGAAACCGAACTTAGCACCACCCGGTGGAACAATAGCTAGGGAAATCTTATTcattataaattaaaatctgTGAGGATGTGAAGATAAAAAAATCTTACATCAGTGAAAGAAAAAACCTTATAAGAGCTGATAAGAGA encodes:
- the LOC114824350 gene encoding plant UBX domain-containing protein 8 isoform X2, yielding MARPNQEAIETFISITGASEAIAVQKLEEHGGDLNAAANAYFTEGDRSTSVNVHDTPVSAQDDFMDIDDPVPVRSRRDPLSLPSATGDVNPFSILIPDFGRTIFDSGTHFTNRTPFVTHPREVREIPIEVKDGDHPSGHSGHAPIIDDVTGTEEADGPGIPGTVIIDEEDDDDIQAAPAVQAGQRSGPQDISSGDGYHHRNFGSSAPRFDDPQDYSNDIEEEMIRAAIEASKQEVEENQPNQQFGAPNFDENEPQQRPPQLEDPELAHAVSLSLKTAEQEKALHGQGQNVGVSYIGASKAAEVELENLAASNGRLEAGSSSIQEETEDVEEQPLVRHRSRRMSSGSVETAKEVGADEDSAPSSPEEQDMDNHPRHNGGDFPSDEWGGISSEEHDEAVMLEAAMFGGIPEGTGYHRPYTPHHFMRPDSSYVRPSPRPPSPSLTAQRLIREQQDDEYLASLQADREKELKAIEEAEARREEDRLKEEESRRKIKEEQELERQLAAKEATLPQEPASDDENAVTLLVRMPDGSRHGRRFLRTDKLQSLFDFIDIGRRVKPGSYRVVRPFPRRAFSDGESALTLNELGLTSKQEALFLESI
- the LOC114824350 gene encoding plant UBX domain-containing protein 8 isoform X1; this encodes MARPNQEAIETFISITGASEAIAVQKLEEHGGDLNAAANAYFTEGDRSTSVNVHDTPVSAQDDFMDIDDPVPVRSRRDPLSLPSATGDVNPFSILIPDFGRTIFDSGTHFTNRTPFVTHPREVREIPIEVKDGDHPSGHSGHAPIIDDVTGTEEADGPGIPGTVIIDEEDDDDIQAAPAVQAGQRSGPQDISSGDGYHHRNFGSSAPRFDDPQDYSNDIEEEMIRAAIEASKQEVEENQPNQQFGAPNFDENEPQQRPPQLEDPELAHAVSLSLKTAEQEKALHGQGQNVGVSYIGASKAAEVELENLAASNGRLEAGSSSIQEETEDVEEQPLVRHRSRRMSSGSVETAKEVGADEDSAPSSPEEQDMDNHPRHNGGDFPSDEVSSLWGGISSEEHDEAVMLEAAMFGGIPEGTGYHRPYTPHHFMRPDSSYVRPSPRPPSPSLTAQRLIREQQDDEYLASLQADREKELKAIEEAEARREEDRLKEEESRRKIKEEQELERQLAAKEATLPQEPASDDENAVTLLVRMPDGSRHGRRFLRTDKLQSLFDFIDIGRRVKPGSYRVVRPFPRRAFSDGESALTLNELGLTSKQEALFLESI
- the LOC103433022 gene encoding scarecrow-like protein 28, whose protein sequence is MLAGCSSSTLLSPRHRLRSEAAAQLQACSFQLPSMSTQRLDLPCSFPRKDTSRSQPIRPVGLSVEKSIDSKAGGCSLKQSIRLPPLATSGPVTATAAFVETGKENHEQFWGEKKRGKRFADPVDDDESFRKRAKRKRGCGDNGGDGEGGGGLSLGQLGGGNFWFQPGFHLPPTTTQPPFSLTCSGDEERVCYVPAEEISQPLPLSNNPWLDSIVTEITDLGKKDGGGEASRGLVGEGSAGSSTSSESQSLALRVNVSASEHDTGNGTRNPFVPHGGAGVVAEEEEDDESEAEHLGFELVSLLTACVEAIGLKNIAAINHFIAKLGELASPKGSAISRLSAYYTEALSLRVTRLWPHVFQINAPRKFDRRDEDSGIELRLLNQVSPIPKFVHFTSNEILLRAFEGKDRVHIIDFDIKQGLQWPSLFQSLVSRTNPPSHVRITGIGESKQELNETGDRLAGFAGALNLPFEFHPVVDRLEDVRLWMLHVKEHESVAVNCVFQLHKTLYDTTGGALRDFLGLIRSTNPTLVLMAEQEAEHNESKLETRVSNSLKYYSAIFDSIGSSLPLESQARIKVEEMFAQEIRNIIACEGSDRLERHESFEKWRKLMEQEGFRCVGITEREMLQSQFLLKMYASENYTVKKQEKNGAAEALTLSWMDQPLYTVSAWTPVDAAAGSSSSFSQPS